The sequence below is a genomic window from Thermodesulfobacteriota bacterium.
GGTGCTGTTAACGGTTCGGTAGTGATTGATTGTGATCATAAATTTGATGGTTGGAAATTCGGTCCCGCGTCAAAAATTTCCATTAAGCCCACTGAAACATGCGACCTTGTTGACGGATTAATCATATATTAGATTGGGTGGAATTTGCCATCTTGGCAACATAACTGAATTATTTCGATCGCCTGATCTTTTTGGAATCCTATCACCATAACCCAAGCCCGGGTGTTGTTGCGATATGAGCATATCTTGGAATTTGTTAATATATGAGCGTTTTTATTTTAAAGATGCAAGAAAGGTTTTTCCATGATCAACGAAAATGTCAAACGGAAACTTGCGGCGATTTTCAGTGCTGATGTCAAAGATTATAGCCGTCTAATGCGGGATGACGAAACAGCGACTGTCAGAACGCTAAATGCCTGCCGCGAAGTGATGACCAAGCTCATCTTGCAACATCATGGCCGAGTGGTGGATTCGCCGGGCGATAATCTGTTGGCAGAATTTGCCAGTGTCGTTGATGGGGTACAAGCGGCAGTTGCCATACAGAAACAGCTCAAGGCCCTGAACGCCAAACTTGCCGCCAGCCGAAGAATGGAGTTTCGTATTGGGATAAACCTTGGAGACATAATTGAGGAAGGGGATCGAATTTACGGTGATGGAGTTAATATAGCCTCTAGACTGGAGGCATTGGCTGATCCCGGTGGTGTCTGCATCTCTAGAACCGCCTATGATCAAATCGAGGATAAGTTGCCACTGGGTTACGAATATCTCGGGGAAAAAATGGTAAAGAATATCCCCAAACCAATACGGGCATATAGAGTCTTGGTTGAGGCCGAAGGATTTACAAAAAAAGCTTGGAGCAAAGAGATCGCCAAAGACCCACCAGAAGATAGGAAGAAAGAGGAAACTTTCATTGCCAAACCTTCTAGTGAAAAGGACAGGGCTAAAGATGTTTTCCATAACCATCTGTATGTTTATTTAGGCGTGATAGGTTTTCTATTCCTCATCAATTTATTTACTTATAGTGATGTTATTTGGTTCCATTTTCCAGCTCTCGCCTGGGGATTAATATTGTTCATTCACTGGCGGCTGCAAATTTCAGGCATTGGTTTGATAAAGCCGACGGAAGAGGGGTCATCTATTAGCGAAAGGAAAAGATTGATAGCAGCTATTCTGGCTTTCTTCTTCGGGGTTTTTGGGGCTCACAGATTCTACGCAGGAAAAACTGCAACCGGTTTTATGCAGGTTTTCACCATTGGAGGCCTTGGGATTTGGTGCTTCATAGATTTCCTCATCATTCTTTTCGGTGAATTTACCGATATTAACGGGAAAAAAATAAAACAATGGGTATGAGTAAGTAAGAAAATCTTATAGCGGAAAAACTGAAACGCGGTTATGCCCAACCGTAATAATTACTCAAATTTCACATCCCGGTTTGGCGGAAAGTAATGCCCTAACGGCAGGTCACATATAAAATCAGATGTGAATCGAAACTGGTTATATTTTTTTCTGTAAGGGGATATGGGAGTCATCTGTTCCACCTTTTCGCAGTCTCCGGATATTTGAGATAGACCGACCCTGTTATATGGTTTAGCAACGGATAGAATTTATCCCAAATATCCGGACACGCTGCAACCGATTCAATTCATATCCCCTGAAAGAAAATAGTATAACTTTCTCGATTCACCGCTGCAAGGCGAATAGACGTTTTAAGAACTCCGCCTCTACCGTTGATAAGGGTTGCGAAGCTTAAGCAATTATTTGTCCTAAACAAAAAATTACCGAAAATCAGATACTACTTTTATAGCTTTTATTTTTTGCTCTGATAAGCCAGACAAATACTTTTATTGTAAGAATTCTTTTCTTAACAATTTACCTCAAAGTGCACATCTTAAGTCGCATGCAGCGGCTTCATTTCCGATTTATACCGCTTGTCATAAATTATGCTCCGAAATATGGGATTGAGGTATAAGTGGTTGTAGAAAAAAACGTTTAATAACGGAACGTTTTTTTTTGATAACCACTATAAAAGCAGATATATCTCTCTAATATCCATATTCAGGCACTCACTTCTTTAAAACTTGGTAAAAAGGAGATTGAAGCTAAAATAAAAATGAAAAAATTTTCATAGAAATTGAGGCATTTATTTCACAAAATCATGTTTTTTAACAATCATTTTTATTATATAATCGATCTATCTAGTTGAATTTATTGTAAACGGTAGGATATCTAATTTTTCGGCACGAATTGTGCTAAAACTTACATTACTCTTGTAGTTTTACTGGATTCATAAAAAGTGAATTAACCATATTTTGACAGGAAACCAGAAATTGGAACGATTTTTAATTTCACTCGGCTTGGCACTTTTTGTGGTTTTATTGCTTATCACATCTTTCGAACTCATGTTTGCCTTATAGCACAGAAAAAGTAGGTTGTTTGATAAAAATATTATAACAGAGCTAATTAACAAGAGAATATGAGATGCTCTTCTCGGATGTGCGTGCATCTTTTCAGTGGGCTGGCGAAACTATCAATAGAAAGGCGGCACAGGAGAAAATAACGGCATTTTGGGAAGACAATCAATTATTTTCTTTAAGAATGATCCAAAATCAGATCAGAGAGATGTGACATATAGAAAATGTTAGACACTTTAAAAAATAACGGTAGCAGGCGCTCAGTACCTGATAGGCGTCGAAGTTCCAGCGCAAAACATTTCCCAGAGAGAAGGTCTTACCGATTTCGCAGAAGCGAATCGGACCGTAGAAACTCTAGAGTTTTTGGAGTTATAAGAAGAGGCGCTGAACGGCGGGGAGCCTTTAGTTATATTCGATAAAAGGAATCTAAAATGTACAAAAAACTTGAAGAAAGAGAATATTCGCGTTTTAAAAATATAATGCCAATTGTTATTAGTGATTGCAATTTTGAACAGTATAAGGAAGCAAAAATATATAATAGCAGCAGTAGCGGCATTTATTTTGAATCGGATGTTCCCATTCGGCCTGGGACAGAGATTTGTGTTAAAAACAATAATGCAACTCGTTTTTCCGGTTCAGATATTTGCCATGTTAAAGTAATATGGTGTGAAAGAATACAGGACTCGCATGTTTTTTACCGTTTTGGAATTGGTGCCAGATATTGTTTCCCGGATGACTATTGGAGATGGATTTCCCAAGCTAAGTTCGTTCGCCGAAATTTGAAAGTAATACAGGGAGGAAAGGCTTTGGGCAAATTGAAAAGGCTAAAAAAATGGAAAAATTGATTTAAAGGCAAGGCGATGTTTGATTCTGCATTTTTTTGTACCTACCGCAACCATTCTTTCCTAATATCTGCTAATATTCGCAAACTGATTGAGTAAATAAACGTAATGAAATTTAATAGATAGCTGATATCAATGATTTTACCAAATACCCCATTTTGGGTTTAAAGTTCTTAGGAACCCAGACGCAGTATAAGTTCTGTTCTCATCACTGGAACTAATAAAATAAAAGGGTTAAGCGAAACGCTTAACCCTTTTATTTTGAAACTGTCTCCCACCGGAAAAAATCTCTTAACCCCGTGGTTAAAAATATTATAACTGTCTCGATTCACACCTTCAACACCAATCGGCACTTTAAGAATTCCGCTCCCACCGTAGATAAGAAGTGCGAAACTTGAGTAATTTATTCTTACAATCGGTTGTGTTGATATTAATAATAAAACACAACATAGTGTGTTTTCACGTGAAACTTGTTATTTTTACTTAATATTTTTCAAGGTAAAACTTAAAACCTATCATCTTGATTAGAGCAAAATAATTGTCGAATATCCTTAAGAAAAAAATTTATTTGCCGATAAAGAAATAGAGAGGTTTAACACAATTGGTTAAAAAGAACTAAAACAGCAACCAGACTACCTCGGATAATAAAAAAGGTTTGAAATGAGTGATGAAATAGAAAAAGCTTCTGATGAAAAGGAAAGCCAAACCAGGGAATCAAAAAACTTGGGACAGGATGAGATCTCAAAACTTATAGATGAGATACAAAGTGGAGAGAATTCATCGGAAACCAAAGAACAGACCGAAAAAACGACCGATACTGAAACTAAACAACACGCTGGTGAGACAACAGATGCTGAAAGCGAGACCAGAGAGTCAAATAATCTCAACCAGGATGACGTTTCCCAGCTTATAGATAAAGTGCAAACCAAGGAAAACTCATCCGAAACTGGAGAGGAGAAGGATACGACGGGGCCTGTTGAAAATGATAATGAAGGCAAAAAAAGTACCGACAGTAAAATGCCTGACGATGAAAATAGGCAAGCTCTGGAAGGTAATAATAATAATGCTAACAAAAGAGAATTAGAGGAACGGGTTAAAAGTCGGGAAAACGACGAGAAATTAATTGAAGGGGATCAAAAATCAGCCAAGGAAAATGACACAAATAATAAGCGAGAAGAAAATGATAAAGAGGATGATGATCGATTCAATGGTTTAGATTCTGATAACGAAGTGGAAATTGATGGCAATGCTGACAATCCACCGGACACCGGCAAGATTGAGAGCGAAAATGAGGGAGACAAACATAAAAAAACCAAAAATGATGAAGACCAGGGGCTGAAAACGATACTAAATCAGGTGAAAAAGAAGCCCAAAGGAAAAAAACTTAAAGTTTACCTGTCATGCATTTCGAGTGTCGCAATTATTGTTATTTTACTCGGAGTATACGCCATTTTTCCAAAATCAGCGGCGGAAGGTATCAACGCGGAAAAACCTGTCAAAACGAAAAAGGTGGCAAAACAAGGAAATAAATATAGCGCTAAGCTGGATGAGATA
It includes:
- a CDS encoding NINE protein → MINENVKRKLAAIFSADVKDYSRLMRDDETATVRTLNACREVMTKLILQHHGRVVDSPGDNLLAEFASVVDGVQAAVAIQKQLKALNAKLAASRRMEFRIGINLGDIIEEGDRIYGDGVNIASRLEALADPGGVCISRTAYDQIEDKLPLGYEYLGEKMVKNIPKPIRAYRVLVEAEGFTKKAWSKEIAKDPPEDRKKEETFIAKPSSEKDRAKDVFHNHLYVYLGVIGFLFLINLFTYSDVIWFHFPALAWGLILFIHWRLQISGIGLIKPTEEGSSISERKRLIAAILAFFFGVFGAHRFYAGKTATGFMQVFTIGGLGIWCFIDFLIILFGEFTDINGKKIKQWV